In Bacillota bacterium, one DNA window encodes the following:
- the spoIVB gene encoding SpoIVB peptidase has translation MPDAGGSPVIGEAGEYRLSLKLFGLVPLRHLTVSAVPEVKVVPGGQSIGVLLHSRGVRVIGAAPLENSEREYSPAYQSGIREGDVILSINGREVQCEADVREIVNEVGGKGRKLTVRLKRNGVEFLVGVTPGYCERTGRYRVGLMVRDHAAGVGTLTFYEPATGAYGALGHMITDGRSAERLELTDGRVVEAEIRGVHPGMRGRPGEKLGAFAGEGSFTGSIDQNTTYGIFGILEGKTYNPYFREPIPVALLHHVRPGPAEMLTVLHDRQIERFNLMIEEVRPESGGNGKGLVIRIDDERLLERSGGIIQGMSGSPIIQNGRLVGAVTHVFINNPSRGYGVPVEWMLRESGLLKKPDSGVSVQWRKAG, from the coding sequence ATGCCTGACGCCGGCGGTTCACCGGTTATCGGGGAGGCCGGTGAGTACCGCTTGAGCCTGAAACTATTCGGATTGGTTCCCCTGCGGCATTTAACCGTGAGCGCAGTGCCTGAAGTGAAGGTGGTGCCGGGCGGCCAGTCGATCGGCGTGCTGCTTCATTCGCGGGGCGTGAGGGTAATCGGTGCGGCGCCCCTTGAAAACAGTGAGCGGGAATACAGCCCGGCTTACCAATCAGGCATCCGGGAGGGGGACGTGATCCTGTCCATTAACGGCCGGGAGGTGCAATGCGAGGCCGACGTCCGGGAGATCGTGAATGAAGTGGGCGGAAAAGGCCGGAAACTGACCGTGCGCCTGAAGCGCAACGGCGTGGAGTTCTTGGTGGGAGTGACTCCGGGTTACTGCGAACGGACCGGCCGATACCGGGTGGGGCTGATGGTCCGCGACCACGCCGCCGGAGTCGGCACCCTGACTTTTTATGAGCCGGCGACCGGTGCCTACGGGGCCCTCGGGCACATGATCACCGACGGCCGTTCAGCCGAACGCCTGGAATTGACCGACGGCCGCGTCGTGGAAGCTGAAATCCGCGGGGTACACCCGGGGATGCGCGGCCGGCCGGGCGAGAAACTGGGGGCTTTTGCGGGAGAAGGGTCTTTCACCGGCTCCATTGACCAAAACACCACTTACGGGATTTTCGGCATCCTGGAAGGAAAGACGTACAACCCGTATTTCCGGGAACCGATCCCCGTGGCGCTCTTGCATCACGTTAGACCGGGTCCGGCCGAAATGCTGACGGTGCTTCACGACCGGCAGATTGAACGGTTCAACTTGATGATCGAGGAAGTGCGGCCGGAAAGCGGCGGTAATGGAAAGGGCCTGGTAATCAGGATCGACGATGAACGGCTTTTGGAACGTTCCGGCGGCATCATCCAGGGGATGAGCGGCAGTCCGATCATTCAAAACGGCCGGTTGGTCGGCGCGGTAACCCATGTGTTTATCAATAATCCCTCCCGGGGTTACGGAGTGCCTGTGGAGTGGATGCTCCGGGAGTCCGGCCTGTTGAAGAAACCGGATAGCGGAGTATCCGTCCAGTGGCGTAAGGCCGGATAA
- the ligA gene encoding NAD-dependent DNA ligase LigA has protein sequence MKPEDARERVEELRRAIEFHDHRYYVLDDPVIEDAEYDRLVRELVELETAHPELAAPDSPTQRVGGRVREGFATVRHRVPMLSLANAFDAADLADFDRRVRAGLAGEDVEYVVELKFDGVAVSLTYEGGRLVRGATRGDGVTGEEITANLRAIRSIPLRLRHPEPPDVIEVRGEVYMPKEAFARLNERREEAGRPLFANPRNAAAGSLRQLDPGITRERKLDIWLYGVGYADGVAFARHTEVLAWLTAQGFRVNPHTRTFRTLKDVERHLVHWRETRFELPYVIDGLVLKVDRLDQQKRLGATLKSPRWASAFKYPPEQAQTTVEDIIIRVGRTGVLTPTAVLAPVPLAGTTVSRAALHNEDLIREKDIRIGDVVLVHKAGDIIPEILSSKPEKRTGSRPPFAMPRRCPECDSLLVRPEGEVGIYCTNVACPARLERNLLHFVSRNAMDISGLGPAVIQQLTERRLVGDPADLYALSRAELIGLERMGPKSADNLLKAIQNSKRNSLARLIQALGIRHVGERAARLLAERFGSLSGLMAAGREELEAVPEIGPKIADSVLSFFARDSNRRVVAKLVQAGVNTVAAHPAAAHPRPLAGKSFVLTGTLEEFSRAQAAARIEEFGGRVVEGVSRQTDYVVLGKNPGRKYDKAVKLGVMIIEEKEFKNLLSGIQPRY, from the coding sequence ATGAAACCGGAGGACGCCCGGGAGCGGGTTGAAGAGCTTCGCCGCGCGATTGAATTCCACGACCACCGGTACTACGTCCTGGACGACCCCGTGATCGAGGACGCGGAGTACGACCGCTTGGTGCGCGAGTTGGTGGAGCTGGAGACGGCCCATCCCGAACTGGCGGCGCCCGACTCCCCGACACAGCGGGTGGGCGGTAGGGTGCGCGAGGGGTTTGCGACCGTCCGGCACCGGGTGCCGATGTTGAGCCTCGCCAACGCCTTCGACGCGGCGGACCTCGCCGACTTCGACCGGCGGGTGCGCGCCGGCCTGGCCGGCGAGGACGTCGAGTACGTGGTCGAGCTCAAATTTGACGGCGTCGCCGTTTCCCTGACCTACGAAGGCGGCCGCCTGGTCCGGGGGGCGACCCGGGGCGACGGAGTGACCGGTGAGGAGATCACCGCCAATTTGCGGGCCATCCGGTCCATCCCCCTGCGCCTGCGCCATCCCGAACCCCCGGACGTGATCGAGGTGCGGGGCGAGGTGTACATGCCCAAGGAAGCGTTCGCCCGCCTGAACGAGCGCCGGGAGGAGGCCGGGCGGCCCCTGTTCGCGAACCCGCGAAATGCGGCGGCCGGCAGCTTGCGCCAGCTCGACCCCGGGATTACGCGAGAGCGAAAACTTGACATCTGGCTCTACGGGGTCGGGTACGCGGACGGTGTGGCTTTCGCCCGGCACACCGAAGTCCTGGCCTGGCTCACCGCGCAGGGTTTCCGGGTCAACCCGCACACCCGCACCTTCCGAACCCTGAAAGACGTCGAACGGCACCTGGTGCACTGGCGGGAGACGCGGTTTGAACTGCCCTACGTGATCGACGGCCTGGTGCTGAAGGTTGACCGGCTTGACCAGCAAAAACGCCTGGGCGCGACTCTTAAGAGCCCCCGCTGGGCTTCTGCCTTCAAGTACCCGCCCGAACAGGCCCAGACGACCGTGGAGGACATCATTATCCGGGTCGGGCGCACCGGAGTCCTCACGCCGACCGCCGTGTTGGCGCCCGTGCCGTTGGCCGGAACGACGGTCAGCCGGGCCGCCCTGCACAACGAAGACCTCATCCGCGAAAAGGACATCCGGATCGGGGACGTAGTATTGGTGCACAAGGCCGGAGACATCATCCCCGAGATCCTCTCTTCGAAACCCGAAAAACGCACCGGCTCACGACCCCCCTTCGCCATGCCGCGCAGGTGCCCGGAGTGCGATTCGCTCCTGGTCCGTCCGGAAGGTGAAGTCGGAATCTACTGCACCAACGTGGCCTGCCCCGCCCGGCTCGAGCGAAACCTGCTGCATTTTGTGTCGCGAAACGCCATGGACATCAGCGGCCTGGGACCGGCTGTGATCCAGCAGTTGACTGAGCGCCGCCTGGTAGGGGATCCGGCCGACCTCTATGCCCTGTCCCGCGCAGAACTGATCGGCTTGGAAAGGATGGGGCCGAAGTCGGCCGACAATCTGCTCAAGGCGATTCAGAACAGCAAGCGCAACTCCCTGGCCCGGCTCATTCAGGCGCTCGGTATCAGGCACGTCGGTGAAAGGGCCGCACGGCTGCTGGCCGAGCGTTTCGGCTCGCTGTCCGGCCTGATGGCGGCCGGCCGGGAGGAACTGGAGGCGGTGCCCGAAATCGGGCCGAAGATTGCAGACAGTGTGTTGAGCTTTTTTGCCCGGGACTCCAACCGCCGGGTGGTGGCTAAGCTGGTGCAGGCCGGCGTGAATACGGTGGCCGCCCACCCGGCCGCCGCTCATCCCCGGCCGCTGGCGGGGAAGTCCTTCGTTCTCACGGGCACCCTGGAAGAGTTCTCCCGGGCGCAAGCCGCCGCCCGCATCGAGGAGTTCGGCGGCCGGGTGGTAGAAGGTGTCAGCCGCCAGACCGACTACGTGGTCCTGGGCAAAAACCCCGGCCGGAAATACGACAAAGCCGTAAAACTCGGGGTTATGATTATTGAAGAAAAGGAATTCAAAAACCTGCTTTCCGGTATCCAGCCACGATATTAA
- the hisF gene encoding imidazole glycerol phosphate synthase subunit HisF yields MLAKRIIPCLDVNRGRVVKGVNFVNLRDAGDPVELAAVYDREGADEVVFLDITASSEGRDIVLDMVRRTAEQVFIPFAVGGGIRAVEDIRAILKAGADKVSINTAAVNNPALIGEAAEKFGTQCIVAAIDAKQTGPGKWEVYIHGGRTPTGLDAVEWARRVESLGAGEILLTSMDRDGTKDGYDLPLTRAVADAVRIPVIASGGVGTLEHIAEGLTEGGADAALAASIFHFGEYSIREVKEYLAARGIAVRL; encoded by the coding sequence ATGTTGGCCAAGAGGATCATTCCCTGCCTGGACGTGAACCGCGGGCGCGTGGTTAAGGGCGTCAACTTCGTGAATCTGCGGGATGCCGGTGATCCGGTGGAACTAGCCGCCGTCTACGACCGGGAGGGCGCCGACGAGGTGGTGTTCCTGGACATCACCGCTTCGTCCGAGGGGCGGGACATCGTGCTCGACATGGTGCGCCGGACGGCCGAGCAGGTGTTCATCCCGTTCGCCGTGGGCGGCGGCATCCGGGCCGTCGAGGACATCCGGGCGATCCTGAAGGCGGGCGCCGACAAGGTTTCCATAAACACCGCCGCCGTGAACAACCCGGCGCTGATCGGGGAGGCCGCCGAGAAGTTCGGCACCCAGTGCATCGTGGCGGCGATCGACGCCAAACAGACCGGTCCCGGCAAGTGGGAGGTCTACATTCACGGGGGCCGCACGCCGACCGGATTGGACGCGGTGGAATGGGCGCGCCGGGTGGAGTCGCTGGGAGCCGGTGAAATCCTGCTGACCAGCATGGACCGGGACGGCACGAAGGACGGGTACGACCTGCCGCTGACCAGGGCGGTCGCCGATGCCGTGCGGATCCCGGTAATCGCGTCCGGCGGGGTGGGCACGCTGGAGCACATCGCCGAGGGTCTGACCGAAGGCGGCGCGGATGCGGCCTTGGCCGCCTCGATCTTCCACTTCGGGGAGTACTCCATCCGGGAGGTCAAGGAGTATTTGGCGGCGCGGGGGATAGCGGTGCGCTTGTAG
- the pcrA gene encoding DNA helicase PcrA — protein sequence MDFLAELNPVQAEAVCHPGGPLLVLAGAGSGKTRVLTSRIAYLVRAYRVEPHRILAITFTNRAAREMKERVARLVPHAVDDLWVMTFHAACLRILRREIEKLGYGKSFVIYDESDQQTVIKGCLKELNLEPRQYPPAMFSAAVSWQKNALVGPADYAEAAFDRHQELTARVYTAYQTRLERNNALDFDDLLVLTVRLFREFPPVLEQYRRRFLHLLVDEYQDTNHAQYVLVNVLAQAHRNLTVVGDPDQCIYGWRGADLQNILNFERDYPDARVVKLEENYRSTGRILEAANHVIRFNRHRKEKSLWTARGAGEAPVLYQARDERAEARFVAREIRRLLVSGRGFRDFAVFYRTHAQSRVLEDELLRHGVPYTIIGGVRFYERKEIKDLLAYLKLVVNPDDDVALTRIINVPRRGVGKASLVKFFAYVREKQAACADALQDAGRIRGLGAKVREAMGVLGGQLVRWREREGGVTGLTEQVLEESGYLAALEAERTVEARTRMENLSEFLSVTREFDLERGGTLEEFLNDLALYSDLDRFDAQSSQVALMTLHSAKGLEFPVVFLTGMEEGVFPHARAFSEPVEMEEERRLCYVGITRARERLFLTLAESRLLYGNVVYGMPSRFLREIPAELLADGEPEAAAAARPAEERPKAGWPEFRLGDRVRHGKWGEGLVVQTGGTGPDAQVTVAFPDQGLKTLMVRYAPLELLRGREKGV from the coding sequence TTGGATTTTTTGGCCGAACTCAACCCGGTCCAGGCCGAGGCCGTGTGTCATCCGGGGGGACCGCTTCTGGTTCTGGCGGGGGCCGGCAGCGGCAAGACCCGGGTGTTGACCAGCCGGATCGCCTACCTGGTGCGGGCCTACCGGGTCGAGCCCCACCGCATCCTGGCCATTACGTTCACCAACCGGGCCGCCCGGGAAATGAAGGAGCGGGTGGCGCGCCTGGTGCCCCACGCGGTGGACGACCTGTGGGTGATGACTTTCCACGCCGCCTGCCTGCGCATTCTGCGCCGGGAAATCGAGAAGCTCGGTTACGGCAAGAGCTTCGTGATCTACGATGAGTCCGACCAGCAGACGGTTATCAAGGGCTGCCTGAAGGAATTGAACCTGGAGCCGCGCCAGTACCCGCCGGCCATGTTCAGTGCCGCCGTTTCGTGGCAGAAGAACGCGCTGGTCGGCCCGGCGGACTACGCTGAGGCCGCCTTCGACCGGCACCAGGAGCTGACCGCGCGGGTGTACACCGCCTACCAGACGCGCTTGGAACGGAACAATGCGCTGGACTTTGACGATCTCCTGGTCCTGACGGTGCGGCTTTTCCGCGAATTCCCGCCCGTTTTGGAACAGTACCGGCGGCGCTTCCTGCACCTCCTGGTGGACGAATACCAGGACACCAACCACGCCCAGTACGTCCTGGTGAACGTGCTGGCCCAGGCGCACCGCAACCTGACGGTGGTGGGCGATCCGGACCAGTGCATCTACGGCTGGCGGGGAGCCGACCTCCAAAACATCTTGAATTTCGAGCGTGACTATCCCGACGCCCGGGTGGTGAAGCTGGAGGAGAACTACCGTTCGACGGGCCGCATCTTGGAGGCGGCCAACCACGTCATCCGGTTCAACCGGCACCGCAAGGAAAAAAGCCTCTGGACGGCGCGCGGCGCAGGGGAGGCGCCGGTGCTTTATCAGGCCCGGGATGAGAGGGCCGAAGCCCGGTTTGTGGCCCGGGAAATCCGGCGCCTGCTCGTCTCAGGCCGGGGTTTCCGTGATTTCGCGGTGTTTTACCGCACGCACGCCCAGTCCCGGGTGCTGGAGGACGAACTTCTGCGCCACGGGGTGCCGTACACGATCATCGGGGGCGTGCGTTTCTACGAACGCAAGGAAATCAAGGACCTCTTAGCTTACCTGAAGCTCGTTGTCAACCCGGACGACGACGTGGCGTTGACCCGGATCATCAACGTGCCTCGCCGGGGGGTTGGGAAGGCTTCCCTTGTCAAGTTCTTCGCCTATGTCCGGGAGAAACAAGCGGCGTGCGCGGACGCCTTGCAGGACGCCGGCCGGATCAGGGGTTTGGGCGCCAAAGTACGGGAGGCGATGGGCGTACTGGGTGGGCAACTCGTCCGCTGGCGCGAGCGGGAGGGCGGGGTGACCGGACTGACCGAGCAGGTGCTCGAGGAGAGCGGATACCTGGCGGCACTGGAAGCCGAGCGCACGGTGGAGGCCCGCACCCGGATGGAGAACCTGAGCGAGTTTTTGTCGGTTACCCGGGAGTTCGACCTCGAGCGCGGCGGAACCCTGGAGGAGTTCTTGAACGACCTGGCCCTGTACTCCGACCTGGACCGTTTCGACGCCCAATCCAGCCAGGTGGCGTTGATGACCCTGCACAGCGCCAAGGGCCTCGAATTTCCGGTGGTCTTTTTGACCGGAATGGAAGAGGGCGTGTTCCCGCACGCCCGTGCCTTTTCCGAACCGGTCGAAATGGAGGAGGAACGGCGCCTGTGCTATGTGGGTATCACCCGGGCCCGGGAGCGCCTTTTCCTGACGTTGGCCGAAAGCCGGCTGTTATACGGCAACGTTGTGTACGGTATGCCGTCACGGTTCCTGAGGGAGATTCCAGCCGAACTTCTGGCGGACGGGGAACCGGAAGCGGCCGCCGCCGCGCGGCCGGCGGAGGAAAGGCCGAAGGCCGGCTGGCCCGAGTTCCGGTTGGGGGACCGGGTCCGGCATGGCAAATGGGGTGAGGGCCTGGTGGTGCAGACCGGCGGCACCGGCCCGGACGCCCAGGTGACGGTGGCCTTCCCCGATCAAGGCTTAAAAACACTCATGGTCCGCTACGCGCCCTTGGAACTGCTCCGGGGCCGGGAAAAAGGTGTCTGA
- the hisB gene encoding imidazoleglycerol-phosphate dehydratase HisB gives MLIRKAEVRRQTRETEIRVQLQVDGTGEYAFDTGVPFLEHMLALTAKFSGFDLQIRARGDLDVDDHHTVEDIGICLGEAHVKALGDKAGIGRFGHAIVPMDDALALVVVDLSGRGYLAFDVPMPSPQVGRFDTELVEEFLRALAYNGRFNLHVRLLAGTNTHHIIEAVFKGLGVALGAAARISPERGIPSTKGVIN, from the coding sequence GTGTTGATCAGAAAGGCGGAAGTGCGCAGGCAGACCAGGGAGACCGAGATCCGGGTGCAACTGCAGGTGGACGGAACCGGAGAGTACGCTTTCGACACCGGAGTGCCCTTCCTGGAGCACATGTTGGCCCTGACGGCCAAGTTCAGCGGGTTTGACCTGCAAATCCGGGCGCGCGGGGACCTGGATGTCGACGACCACCACACGGTGGAGGACATCGGCATCTGTCTGGGTGAGGCTCATGTGAAGGCGCTGGGCGACAAAGCCGGAATCGGGCGGTTCGGGCACGCGATCGTGCCGATGGACGACGCCTTGGCGTTGGTGGTCGTGGACTTAAGCGGCCGGGGATACCTGGCCTTTGACGTGCCGATGCCCTCTCCCCAGGTCGGCCGGTTCGACACCGAACTGGTGGAGGAATTCCTGCGGGCGCTCGCCTATAACGGCCGTTTCAACCTGCACGTCCGCCTGCTGGCCGGGACGAACACTCACCACATAATTGAGGCGGTTTTCAAAGGCTTGGGCGTGGCTCTGGGAGCGGCGGCGCGGATCAGTCCCGAGCGCGGAATCCCGTCGACCAAGGGGGTTATCAATTAA
- the spo0A gene encoding sporulation transcription factor Spo0A, with protein sequence MPRESIRILIADDNREFCETLKDFIQQQDDFELLGIAHNGLEAVDRIDQGKPDVVVLDIIMPHLDGIGVLERLASSNSGHRPKIVMLTAFGQQNVTQRAVELGADYFILKPFDFSVLATRIRQLANGVTVMPYVAVVKEKNMDVAVTNIIHEMGVPAHIKGYHYLRDAILMVIDEISLLGAVTKELYPMIAQKYNTTASRVERAIRHAIELAWDRGNVEMMNKFFGYTINLERGKPTNSEFIAMIADKLRIESKVS encoded by the coding sequence ATGCCTAGAGAGAGCATTAGAATCTTGATTGCGGATGACAACCGTGAGTTTTGCGAAACCCTCAAGGATTTCATCCAGCAGCAGGACGACTTCGAACTGCTCGGGATTGCTCATAACGGTCTGGAGGCCGTTGACCGAATCGACCAAGGAAAACCGGACGTTGTGGTGCTGGACATCATCATGCCGCACCTCGACGGCATCGGGGTGCTGGAAAGATTGGCCTCGAGCAACAGTGGCCACCGTCCTAAGATCGTCATGTTGACCGCTTTCGGGCAACAAAACGTGACCCAGCGGGCAGTGGAACTGGGGGCGGACTACTTCATCCTCAAGCCCTTTGATTTTTCGGTCTTGGCCACCCGCATCCGCCAGTTGGCGAACGGCGTAACCGTGATGCCTTACGTGGCCGTCGTGAAAGAGAAGAATATGGACGTGGCGGTCACCAACATCATCCACGAGATGGGGGTGCCGGCCCACATCAAGGGCTACCACTATTTGCGGGACGCGATTTTGATGGTGATTGACGAAATCAGCCTTTTGGGCGCGGTGACCAAAGAGCTTTACCCGATGATCGCCCAAAAGTACAATACGACGGCGAGCCGGGTGGAACGGGCCATCCGTCACGCCATCGAGCTGGCCTGGGACCGGGGCAACGTGGAGATGATGAACAAGTTCTTCGGTTATACCATTAATCTGGAGCGAGGCAAACCCACCAATTCGGAATTTATTGCCATGATCGCGGATAAGCTGCGTATTGAAAGTAAAGTCAGCTAG
- the hisH gene encoding imidazole glycerol phosphate synthase subunit HisH, with the protein MTDDYIAVIDYGTGNLRSALKGLETAGWAARITSDPREVDRAAGVVLPGVGAFADAMANLRAAGLDEAVLRAVSAGKPFLGICLGQQLLFEASEEWGLTPGLGVFPGRVRRLPAGVKVPHMGWNQVFFRDSPLLFEGIPDGSRFYFVHSYYVAPADPGIALGETEYGVRFASVVGRGKVFGIQFHPEKSSSLGLQILQNFGRMID; encoded by the coding sequence GTGACTGATGACTATATTGCGGTAATCGACTACGGTACCGGAAACCTGAGGAGTGCTTTAAAGGGCCTGGAAACGGCCGGATGGGCGGCCAGGATCACGTCCGACCCGCGAGAGGTGGACCGGGCGGCCGGGGTGGTGCTGCCGGGCGTGGGGGCGTTCGCGGACGCGATGGCCAACCTCCGCGCGGCCGGGCTGGATGAGGCCGTTTTGCGGGCGGTCTCCGCGGGAAAGCCCTTCCTGGGGATTTGCCTGGGGCAGCAGCTCCTGTTCGAGGCCAGTGAGGAGTGGGGCTTAACACCCGGTCTCGGGGTTTTCCCCGGCCGGGTGCGGCGGCTGCCCGCCGGAGTGAAGGTGCCGCACATGGGCTGGAACCAGGTTTTTTTCCGCGATTCGCCGCTCCTGTTCGAGGGGATTCCGGACGGCAGCCGTTTCTACTTCGTGCATTCCTACTACGTGGCGCCCGCCGACCCCGGAATCGCGCTGGGCGAGACCGAGTACGGCGTGCGGTTCGCTTCGGTGGTGGGGCGGGGCAAGGTGTTCGGCATCCAGTTCCACCCGGAGAAGAGCAGTTCCCTGGGGCTGCAGATTTTGCAAAACTTTGGAAGGATGATTGATTAG
- a CDS encoding thioredoxin family protein, producing MFLKRQDEPRKAESTQVKIGGVRVGIIGLDDAMEAVKKRNLETDSEIGDALVELLRPNNYIPDAALDEYRADLARHYRVRMGMPVAKRAPVPGLLEIKILGAGCIPCKQVFELVRDVVAEEGIAADLEYIDDIAEFLNYGIFITPALLINGEVKLAGKAPTKNQLVAWLKEAGS from the coding sequence GTGTTCCTCAAAAGGCAGGACGAGCCCCGGAAGGCGGAATCCACCCAGGTCAAAATCGGGGGCGTCCGGGTAGGAATCATCGGCCTGGATGACGCCATGGAGGCCGTCAAAAAGCGGAACCTTGAAACGGACTCGGAGATAGGAGACGCGCTGGTGGAGTTACTGCGCCCAAACAACTACATCCCCGACGCCGCCCTGGACGAGTACCGGGCCGACTTAGCCCGCCACTACCGGGTCCGGATGGGAATGCCCGTGGCCAAGCGGGCCCCGGTGCCCGGCCTCCTGGAGATCAAGATCCTTGGGGCGGGCTGCATCCCTTGCAAACAGGTATTCGAGCTGGTGCGCGACGTGGTGGCGGAGGAAGGCATCGCGGCCGACCTGGAGTACATTGACGACATCGCCGAGTTCTTGAACTACGGGATATTTATCACCCCGGCGCTCCTGATCAACGGCGAGGTGAAGCTGGCCGGGAAAGCACCGACCAAAAACCAACTGGTCGCCTGGCTGAAGGAAGCGGGATCATAA
- the hisIE gene encoding bifunctional phosphoribosyl-AMP cyclohydrolase/phosphoribosyl-ATP diphosphatase HisIE, whose translation MRYKLDKIKFDKDGLVPAVIQDARTYDVLMVAWMNRDAIEKTVTTGHTWFWSRSRQKLWQKGETSGHVQIVDEIYHDCDADTLLIRVNQVGAACHEGYRSCFHYRMDPTGGVAIVGELAFDPDVVYGRKPPPGAGKVGDSGKRVLSEEEFQASCGVLETLYALIKDRKQNRPAGAYTTYLFDKGLDKILKKVGEETTEVIVSAKNNIREEVINEAADLFFHVLVLLAEKNVHLDDVLRELQARRK comes from the coding sequence ATGCGGTACAAACTGGACAAAATCAAGTTCGACAAGGACGGCCTGGTCCCGGCCGTTATTCAAGACGCGCGGACTTACGATGTGCTGATGGTGGCCTGGATGAACCGCGATGCCATCGAGAAGACCGTAACGACCGGTCACACCTGGTTCTGGAGCCGGAGCCGCCAAAAGCTCTGGCAAAAGGGGGAGACTTCCGGGCACGTGCAGATTGTGGACGAGATTTACCACGACTGCGACGCCGACACCCTGCTGATCAGGGTGAATCAGGTCGGCGCGGCCTGCCACGAGGGTTACCGCAGTTGTTTTCACTACCGGATGGATCCCACCGGCGGCGTGGCCATCGTGGGTGAACTGGCCTTTGACCCGGATGTGGTGTACGGACGCAAGCCGCCGCCCGGGGCCGGCAAGGTTGGAGATTCCGGCAAGCGGGTGCTCAGCGAAGAGGAGTTCCAGGCCTCCTGCGGGGTGTTGGAGACGCTGTACGCGCTGATCAAGGACCGCAAACAAAACCGGCCCGCCGGCGCCTATACCACCTACCTTTTTGACAAAGGGCTGGACAAAATCCTCAAAAAGGTGGGCGAGGAAACCACCGAGGTGATCGTCAGCGCGAAAAACAACATCCGTGAAGAAGTGATTAACGAGGCGGCCGATCTGTTCTTCCACGTCCTGGTGCTGCTCGCGGAGAAGAACGTGCACCTCGACGACGTCCTGCGGGAACTGCAGGCGCGGCGGAAATAA
- the hisA gene encoding 1-(5-phosphoribosyl)-5-[(5-phosphoribosylamino)methylideneamino]imidazole-4-carboxamide isomerase yields the protein MLIIPAVDLRGGRCVRLFQGRADRETVYGTDPVAVARTWEEQGARWLHVVDLDGAFTGGPQNDGVVLDIVNSVNIPVQVGGGLRNLENIKLYLDRGVDRVILGTAAVADPGFLDAAAATYGERIVVGVDCRDGRVCVQGWEQTAAKDVLPFLEELVRRGVRRVVFTDVKRDGTLQGPNLEEIARVAAHTQLKVIASGGVSSLEDIRALKKLEHLGVDSVIIGKALYAAAFSLAEALAVAKGEG from the coding sequence GTGCTGATCATCCCGGCGGTAGACCTGCGCGGGGGCCGTTGCGTACGGCTTTTTCAGGGGCGCGCGGACCGGGAGACGGTCTACGGCACCGACCCGGTGGCCGTGGCCCGGACCTGGGAGGAGCAGGGCGCCCGTTGGCTACACGTGGTCGACCTCGACGGGGCGTTTACGGGCGGGCCGCAAAACGACGGGGTGGTGCTGGACATCGTCAACAGCGTCAACATCCCGGTGCAGGTGGGCGGGGGCCTCCGCAACCTGGAGAACATCAAGCTCTACCTGGACCGGGGGGTGGACCGGGTGATCCTGGGTACGGCTGCGGTGGCCGACCCGGGGTTTCTGGACGCGGCGGCGGCAACCTACGGGGAGCGGATTGTGGTGGGCGTCGACTGCCGGGACGGCCGGGTCTGTGTGCAGGGCTGGGAGCAGACGGCCGCCAAAGACGTTCTGCCTTTCCTGGAGGAGTTGGTCCGGCGGGGCGTGCGGCGGGTGGTGTTCACCGACGTGAAGCGGGACGGCACCCTCCAGGGCCCCAACCTGGAGGAGATCGCGCGCGTGGCGGCGCATACGCAATTGAAAGTCATTGCCTCGGGCGGGGTTTCCAGTTTGGAGGACATCCGGGCCCTGAAAAAGCTGGAGCACTTGGGCGTGGACAGCGTGATCATCGGCAAGGCGCTGTATGCCGCCGCGTTCTCCCTGGCCGAAGCCCTGGCCGTGGCGAAAGGAGAAGGATGA